One window of the Pseudomonas lurida genome contains the following:
- the cysW gene encoding sulfate ABC transporter permease subunit CysW — protein MSQSSISAASSANAARRGSAASRRVLIGLGWLVFALFLLLPLFIVVTQGLKNGLGAFFTAILEPDALSALKLTVIAVVISVPLNLVFGVSAAWCVSKYSFRGKSILVTLIDLPFSVSPVIAGLVYVLMFGAQGFFGPWLQDHDIQIVFALPGIVLATIFVTVPFVARELIPLMQEQGTQEEEAARLLGANGWQMFWHVTVPNIKWGLIYGVVLCTARAMGEFGAVSVVSGHIRGVTNTLPLHVEILYNEYNHVAAFAVASLLLILALFILLLKQWSENRINRLRAAAAEE, from the coding sequence ATGTCCCAATCGTCTATTTCCGCCGCGTCCTCGGCCAACGCCGCCCGGCGTGGCAGTGCTGCATCCCGGCGCGTTCTGATCGGCCTTGGCTGGCTGGTGTTCGCCCTGTTCTTGCTGTTGCCGCTGTTTATCGTGGTCACCCAGGGCCTGAAAAACGGCCTCGGCGCGTTCTTCACCGCGATCCTCGAGCCGGACGCGCTGTCGGCGCTGAAACTCACGGTGATCGCCGTGGTGATTTCGGTGCCGCTCAACCTGGTGTTCGGCGTCAGCGCCGCGTGGTGCGTGAGCAAATACTCGTTCCGTGGCAAAAGCATCCTGGTGACACTCATCGACCTGCCGTTCTCGGTGTCGCCGGTGATCGCAGGCCTGGTCTATGTGCTGATGTTCGGTGCCCAGGGCTTCTTTGGCCCGTGGCTGCAGGACCACGACATCCAGATCGTGTTCGCCTTGCCTGGCATCGTGTTGGCGACCATCTTTGTCACCGTGCCCTTCGTGGCCCGTGAACTGATCCCGCTGATGCAGGAGCAGGGCACTCAGGAAGAAGAGGCCGCACGCCTGCTCGGTGCCAATGGCTGGCAGATGTTCTGGCATGTGACCGTGCCGAATATCAAGTGGGGCCTCATCTACGGCGTGGTGCTGTGTACCGCGCGGGCCATGGGTGAGTTCGGCGCGGTGTCGGTGGTGTCGGGCCACATTCGCGGCGTGACCAACACCCTGCCGCTGCATGTCGAGATTCTCTACAACGAATACAACCACGTTGCCGCGTTTGCGGTGGCGAGTCTGCTGCTGATCCTGGCGCTCTTCATCCTGCTGCTCAAGCAGTGGAGCGAGAACCGTATCAATCGCCTGCGCGCCGCTGCGGCTGAGGAATAA
- a CDS encoding sulfate/molybdate ABC transporter ATP-binding protein → MSIEVRNVSKNFNAFKALNSINLDIQSGELVALLGPSGCGKTTLLRIIAGLETPDDGSIVFHGEDVSGHDVRDRNVGFVFQHYALFRHMTVFDNVAFGLRMKPKNQRPSESQIAVKVHELLNMVQLDWLSDRYPEQLSGGQRQRIALARALAVEPKVLLLDEPFGALDAKVRKELRRWLARLHEDINLTSVFVTHDQEEAMEVADRIVVMNKGVIEQIGSPGDVYENPASDFVYHFLGDSNRLHLGEDKHVLFRPHEVSLSRHELEDHHAAEVRDIRPLGATTRVTLKVEGQSELIEAEVVKDHDSLTGLARGETLFFKPKVWQKA, encoded by the coding sequence ATGTCGATCGAAGTCCGTAATGTCAGCAAGAACTTCAACGCCTTCAAGGCCCTGAACAGCATCAATCTGGACATCCAGAGTGGCGAGCTGGTGGCGTTGCTCGGCCCGTCCGGCTGCGGCAAGACCACCTTGTTGCGCATCATCGCCGGCCTGGAAACCCCGGATGACGGCAGCATCGTGTTCCACGGTGAAGACGTGTCCGGTCACGACGTGCGTGATCGCAACGTCGGCTTTGTGTTCCAGCACTACGCGCTGTTCCGCCACATGACCGTGTTCGACAACGTAGCGTTCGGCCTGCGCATGAAACCGAAAAACCAGCGCCCGAGCGAAAGCCAGATCGCGGTCAAGGTGCATGAGCTGCTGAACATGGTGCAACTGGATTGGCTGTCCGATCGCTACCCGGAGCAGCTTTCCGGTGGCCAGCGCCAGCGTATCGCCCTGGCCCGCGCCCTGGCGGTGGAACCCAAAGTGCTGCTGCTGGACGAGCCCTTCGGCGCACTCGACGCCAAGGTGCGTAAAGAACTGCGCCGCTGGCTGGCACGGCTGCACGAAGACATCAACCTGACCTCGGTGTTCGTGACCCACGACCAGGAAGAGGCCATGGAAGTCGCCGACCGTATTGTGGTGATGAACAAGGGCGTGATCGAGCAGATCGGCTCACCGGGCGACGTCTACGAAAACCCGGCCAGCGACTTTGTGTATCACTTCCTCGGCGACTCGAACCGCCTGCACTTGGGTGAAGACAAGCACGTGCTGTTCCGCCCTCATGAAGTGTCGCTGTCGCGCCATGAACTGGAAGATCACCATGCGGCTGAAGTGCGTGATATTCGCCCGCTGGGCGCGACGACGCGTGTGACGTTGAAGGTGGAAGGCCAAAGCGAGCTGATCGAAGCGGAAGTGGTAAAGGACCACGACAGCCTGACCGGCTTGGCGCGCGGCGAGACCCTGTTCTTCAAGCCCAAGGTCTGGCAAAAAGCCTGA
- a CDS encoding Mpo1 family 2-hydroxy fatty acid dioxygenase, with amino-acid sequence MKSLVDHLSQYAAYHRDPRNIASHFIGIPLIVVAVAVLLSRPEWALGSLWVSPAVIVALLAAWFYLRLERALGALMSVLMGLSVWAGHALAAQSTLVWLGSGIGMFVVGWVIQFVGHYYEGRKPAFVDDVSGLIVGPLFVVAELAFLLGLRQGLKQQIEQRSGPVAVRAKNATV; translated from the coding sequence ATGAAAAGCCTCGTCGACCATCTCAGTCAATACGCCGCCTACCACCGCGACCCGCGCAATATCGCCAGCCACTTTATCGGCATTCCGCTGATTGTGGTGGCGGTGGCCGTGTTGTTGTCACGCCCCGAATGGGCACTGGGCAGCCTGTGGGTTTCGCCCGCCGTGATTGTCGCGCTGCTTGCGGCGTGGTTTTACCTGCGCCTGGAACGGGCGCTGGGTGCACTGATGAGTGTGCTGATGGGCCTGTCGGTGTGGGCCGGGCATGCGCTGGCCGCACAAAGCACGCTGGTGTGGCTCGGCAGCGGCATCGGTATGTTTGTGGTGGGCTGGGTGATCCAGTTTGTCGGGCACTACTACGAAGGCAGGAAGCCGGCGTTTGTGGACGACGTGTCAGGGCTGATCGTGGGGCCGTTGTTTGTGGTGGCGGAGCTGGCGTTTCTGCTGGGGTTGCGGCAGGGGCTCAAGCAGCAGATCGAGCAACGGTCGGGGCCGGTGGCGGTACGTGCGAAAAACGCCACGGTCTAA
- a CDS encoding Crp/Fnr family transcriptional regulator, translating into MDAEQWRSRLATGHWFSHLPAPFQHSLLAHARLRQLTAGQYLFKRGDPPCGLYAVLDGSLRVSAVNEQGKEAILSLVESPFWFGEICLFDGLPRTHDACAVGPCTLLQVPQQALLNILDETPRFWRDLALLMSQKLRLSFISLEHLSLMPASVRLAHRLLMIVEGYGDIEHSKRVLQLPQEDLAAMLSLSRQTTNALLKDLQALGIVRLGYGEIEILDPQRLREAAHT; encoded by the coding sequence ATGGATGCAGAACAATGGCGCTCCCGGTTGGCCACCGGTCACTGGTTCAGCCACCTGCCGGCGCCTTTTCAGCATAGCTTGCTGGCTCACGCCCGATTGAGACAGCTCACGGCGGGCCAGTACTTGTTCAAGCGCGGCGACCCGCCCTGTGGCTTGTATGCGGTACTCGACGGCAGCCTGCGGGTCAGTGCAGTGAACGAGCAGGGCAAGGAAGCGATTCTCAGCCTGGTGGAGTCGCCCTTTTGGTTCGGTGAGATCTGCCTGTTCGATGGCTTGCCGCGTACCCACGATGCCTGCGCTGTCGGGCCGTGCACGCTGTTGCAGGTGCCCCAACAGGCGCTGCTGAACATCCTCGATGAGACACCCCGGTTCTGGCGTGACCTGGCGCTGCTGATGAGCCAGAAGCTGCGCCTGAGTTTTATCAGCCTCGAACACCTCAGCCTGATGCCGGCCTCGGTTCGGTTGGCTCATCGTCTGTTGATGATTGTGGAAGGTTACGGCGATATCGAGCATTCAAAGCGTGTGCTGCAGCTGCCCCAGGAAGATCTGGCGGCGATGTTGAGCCTGTCACGCCAGACCACCAACGCCTTGCTCAAGGATCTGCAAGCCCTGGGGATCGTGCGCCTGGGCTACGGCGAGATCGAAATCCTCGATCCCCAGCGGCTTCGGGAGGCGGCGCACACCTGA
- a CDS encoding response regulator, whose amino-acid sequence MRVLLVEHESEEAQRMAQGLNEAGYSVEVAANGMAAQRLVESAEYDLVILDVMLPGLNAWKLQQAIRQKGQTPLLFLTTPGGIEDRLRGLELHEDDYLLKPFEAKALVARVKKVLRRDRGR is encoded by the coding sequence ATGCGCGTGCTGTTAGTGGAACATGAATCCGAAGAAGCACAGCGGATGGCCCAGGGCCTGAACGAGGCCGGTTACAGCGTGGAAGTCGCGGCCAACGGCATGGCGGCGCAGCGGCTTGTCGAGAGCGCCGAGTACGACCTGGTGATCCTGGATGTGATGCTGCCGGGGCTCAATGCCTGGAAACTGCAGCAGGCCATCCGGCAGAAAGGCCAGACGCCGCTGCTGTTCCTGACCACGCCCGGTGGGATTGAAGACCGCCTGCGCGGTTTGGAATTGCATGAGGATGACTACTTGCTCAAGCCGTTTGAGGCCAAGGCGTTGGTGGCGCGGGTCAAGAAGGTGTTGCGGCGCGATCGCGGGCGTTGA